CCGGGTATCCGACGGACTTTCTCCAGGGCTTCCAGATAATGCCCCAAGCCCGTATAGGCGGTGATGCTCTCCGGGGCCTGATGCGGGGTGATGTGGCTAAGGATGTGGTCGGCGCTGATCAGCACGTCGCCAATCGCGATGCATACCTGGCCTGGGCAGTGCCCCGGCGTGTGGATGAACCGCATCCCGTCGAATTCCTGGTTATCCGCCAGCGTGATATCGACGGGCACACTGCGAACGTGCTTCTTCGAGAATCCGTACATCTCCATCAGCATGGTTTCGAGCGCGGCGTCCACACCAGCCCGCTGCAGATACGTCTTCAGCGCCCGAGTGGCGACGATTACGCGCTCTTCGTACGCCGTCAGCACCCAACGATCCAGGACGTGAATTCCCAACTCGGCGCCGGTCAGCTCCAGCAGGTGCGACACACCGCCGAAATGGTCGATATGCCCGTGAGTCAGTAGGATGCGGCGAATGTCGCTGACTTGTACGGGCTCGCCGAAGTCGGTGCGCACCGCCTCGAGCCCCTTCAGCACCTGGGCGTTGCAATTGCCGTAGCCGCTTCCGGTATCGATCAGCGTTAGCGGACCGGAATCGAACAACAAATAAACGTAGGCGATAAAATTGGGAAAGGCTTCGCAAGGAATGCGGTAAATGCGCTGGCCTGTGCTGGCCACAAACCGCTCGATAGCCGGAAGTTCGCTCATGCAAGTGAAGGGGAAAACGGATCGACGGCCGAAAACATGCGGACACGGCTCGACGCCGGCCGCGCACACCGCCTACGCGATCGCGTGCCCTTTTTACCACTGGGGGCACATACCGGCAACCGCCTCGAAATTCGCCGTTCGCGCGGAAATACGACCTGGGGCCGGCATTTGACTCGGCCCTTTCCGCGATTCAGCAAGAAATCCCGTTAGCTGAATAGCTGGCTGACCGGCTGGCCGCCGTCGACGATTTTTATCGGCCGACCGATGGCGCTCATATTCTCGATCGCCGGATTGATTCGCAAACTCTTGCAGAAAGTTTGGAATAGATCGGGCACGCTGACGGGGTGATCGGTCACAGCGTCACCACCGGCATCGGTGTGACCGACCACTTGCCCGCCGCGGATACCACCCCCGGCCATGGCTACGTTGAATGCTCTTGGAAAATGATCACGACCACCGCGGGGATTCACCTTAGGGGTACGGCCGAATTCGCCCATCCAGATGACGAGCGTCTTGTCCAACATGCCGCGCTCTTTCAGATCGGCGATCAGCGCCGCCATTGGCTGGTCGATCTGGCCGCACAAGTTCGTGGTCCGCTCGAAGATGTTATCGTGCGTATCCCAGTTGCCGTGATTCACTTCGACAAAGGTCACACCGGATTCGACCAGCCGGCGGGCGAGCAGGCAGGACGAGCCGAAATCGGTCCGGCCGTACCGTTCGCGCGTCGCGTCCGACTCTTGATCGAGATAGAACGCCTCCATCTTACGGCTCGTGACCATGCGGGCTGCTTTGTCATACAGTTTTTGGTGATCGGCCACCTCACGATCAGCACCACCAGATGCGTAGCTGCTCTCCAATTGCGCGAGCAAACCCAAGCGGCGCGTAAAGCGCGGCGCCGCGGTTGGCAACTTGGTGTTCGCCGGAGCTTCGGCATTGGCCATCACGAACGCGTCATATTCGACTCCCAGCAGCCCGCCCCCCCCGTCACTACCGCGGTCCCCGACGCGGACGAACGACGGAAGCTCGAAATTCCGATCGGCCAATTGATGGGCCACGATCGATCCCAGCGAGGGGTACTTCACTGTCGGAGTCGGCGCGTAGCCGGAATGCATCAGGAACTGCGCCCGAGCATGATTACCCTCCTTCGTGGTCATCGAGCGGATGACGGCCACATCTTGCATAACCTTTGCCATGCGCGGCATGCCTTGGGCGATCTGAATGCCCGGCACGTCTGTGTCGATGGCCTTGGTCTCGCCGCCGTTTTCATGTTCCGGTTTGGGCGAAAATGTCTCGAATTGGCTGGGGCCGCCGCGCATGAAGAGCAAGATGCAGGCCATCCCTTGCGAGCGCAGTTCGTCAGCCCGGGCTGCCACCAAATCCTTCCAACTGAGCACCCCAGCCGCGGCACTTGCCAACGAAACACCACGCAGAAAATCACGGCGTCCAATCACACCGTGGCGATTGACACGCACGCCCATGTGATGCTGCCAAAGGTTCATGCGTCAGCCCTTGTTGCACGTGAAGTCGAGGAGAGAAAGGCCGGGGAAAGTAAGCCCGTCTCGCCCGGAAGGTTATTTGCGATGGGTGAACTCGGTCGAATTCAGTAACGCCCACAAGATGTCTTCAAACCCTTCGGTCTGATTGTTGGTCGAGCTGATGTAAGACAGGCACGTGGCTAATTCCACCGGATTCGGCTCGCGTGCTAGGCAGCGCAGGTATAGCTCGGTAGCGATCGTCTCGTCGTCGGCTTTGTCGGCCAGCAACTTACCCAGCATCGTGCTCGCGCTGCCACCCGCGATCGCCCGATTCAGCATTGGCGAATTCATCATCAACAGCGCCTGCGGGATCGAGGCTCCGACTTCGTCGCGCGGAGCACTGGGATCAAAGCCGAACGTACGGCTGAACTCGACGCGTGGCCCGCGCAATCCCCGCTGCGCAGAATCTAAGCCCGGCGGGCCGAACCTCCCTTCATCGATGTCGAGCGCCGCGGCGACGGCATCAAATACCTGATCTGCCCGTAACGGCTGTGGGCAACTGGCCGCAAACGGCGTTGCGTCATCATCGTGGCGCGAACGGGTTTCGCGCTGATAGGTCTCGGTCGCCATGATCGTGCTGATCAACCATTTCACGTCATACCCATGACCGGCGAACTCCTTGGCCAAACGTTCCAGCGTTTGCGGCGCCGAAGGCTTGCGATCGGGCCCCAGATCATCAACCGGCTCGTAAAAGCCCTGGCCTACTAGTTCGGCCCATATGCGATTCACAAACGCCCTAGCGAACCAAGGATTCGAATCTGACGTGATCCAGTTGGCCAATTCCTGGCGGCGGTCGGCGTCCTTCGTGCCAACGGGTAACTCTTGTCCGCTGACGAAGAAGACCGGCGCCATTAAGGTTCCCTTGGCGCTCGGATCTTTCAGGTCCGGCATATAGTGTTCGGGATCGTTCTTCGCCTTCGCGTTTTTGGGCACCTTGCGCGGAGCGGCATCGCGCGACGCGATGGCAAAGCTGACCCGCTTGTCACCCTCGCGAACTGGTCGTATGGCAACACGCGGGAAGAACGCGGCCAACTCATGAAACTGTT
This genomic interval from Pirellulales bacterium contains the following:
- a CDS encoding MBL fold metallo-hydrolase, with translation MSELPAIERFVASTGQRIYRIPCEAFPNFIAYVYLLFDSGPLTLIDTGSGYGNCNAQVLKGLEAVRTDFGEPVQVSDIRRILLTHGHIDHFGGVSHLLELTGAELGIHVLDRWVLTAYEERVIVATRALKTYLQRAGVDAALETMLMEMYGFSKKHVRSVPVDITLADNQEFDGMRFIHTPGHCPGQVCIAIGDVLISADHILSHITPHQAPESITAYTGLGHYLEALEKVRRIPGFELALGGHEIPINDVYTRIEEIRTSHERKLDRVITTISEAPQPVTISDITQSMYPRVIGFNTLLALEEVGAHVEYLYQHGQLHVTNLDEVQTHVSPALRYRVA
- a CDS encoding DUF1501 domain-containing protein, yielding MNLWQHHMGVRVNRHGVIGRRDFLRGVSLASAAAGVLSWKDLVAARADELRSQGMACILLFMRGGPSQFETFSPKPEHENGGETKAIDTDVPGIQIAQGMPRMAKVMQDVAVIRSMTTKEGNHARAQFLMHSGYAPTPTVKYPSLGSIVAHQLADRNFELPSFVRVGDRGSDGGGGLLGVEYDAFVMANAEAPANTKLPTAAPRFTRRLGLLAQLESSYASGGADREVADHQKLYDKAARMVTSRKMEAFYLDQESDATRERYGRTDFGSSCLLARRLVESGVTFVEVNHGNWDTHDNIFERTTNLCGQIDQPMAALIADLKERGMLDKTLVIWMGEFGRTPKVNPRGGRDHFPRAFNVAMAGGGIRGGQVVGHTDAGGDAVTDHPVSVPDLFQTFCKSLRINPAIENMSAIGRPIKIVDGGQPVSQLFS
- a CDS encoding DUF1549 and DUF1553 domain-containing protein; the encoded protein is MRRNGIARKCGIPLVTGAAVALMCSVGGWTVAQGDEGANQIVPAKLAVSEFARAIDDRLTVEIPGQPGAVPTPIIDDEAYLRRVSQDLIGELPSPEEITAFVLDHSGDKRPKAVERLLADPRYGENWGHYFRDVILYRRTDDRALRMGPAVDRYLAEQFNKGTGWDQIARGFITAEGDIRDNGNTGLIMAQMGQAAEIAAETARIFLGIQIQCAQCHDHPTDRWKREQFHELAAFFPRVAIRPVREGDKRVSFAIASRDAAPRKVPKNAKAKNDPEHYMPDLKDPSAKGTLMAPVFFVSGQELPVGTKDADRRQELANWITSDSNPWFARAFVNRIWAELVGQGFYEPVDDLGPDRKPSAPQTLERLAKEFAGHGYDVKWLISTIMATETYQRETRSRHDDDATPFAASCPQPLRADQVFDAVAAALDIDEGRFGPPGLDSAQRGLRGPRVEFSRTFGFDPSAPRDEVGASIPQALLMMNSPMLNRAIAGGSASTMLGKLLADKADDETIATELYLRCLAREPNPVELATCLSYISSTNNQTEGFEDILWALLNSTEFTHRK